Sequence from the uncultured Draconibacterium sp. genome:
TCAACGACTTCGTCATATCAAACAATTAGGGCTGTCGTACCTGGTATTCCCAGGAGCCAATCACACGCGTTTTGAGCACGCCATCGGCACTGTACATTTAATGCGACAGGCCATTTCAGTTCTAAAAATTAAAGGGCATGAAATAACCGACGAAGAAGCTGAGGCTGTTACCATTGCCATTTTATTGCACGATATTGGGCACGCTCCTTTTTCGCACGTCCTGGAAAATACGCTCGTAAATATTTCGCACGAAGAAATTTCGCTGATGCTGATGGAGGAGCTGAACCAGCAGTTTAAAGGGAAATTGGATTTAGCCATTAAAGTATTTACCAATAGTTACAAGAAGCAGTTTTTGCACCAGCTTGTTGCCAGCCAACTGGATATGGACCGCCTCGACTACCTCAGCCGCGACAGTTTTTTTACCGGAGTAGTAGAAGGCACAATTGGTATCGACCGCATTATTAAAATGCTAAACATACACAACGACCAGTTGGTGGTTGATGTAAAAGGAATTTACTCGATTGAAAAATTCCTGATTTCACGACGACTGATGTACTGGCAGGTTTATCTGCACAAAACAGTTGTTGCTGCCGAGTTTCTATTAATAAATGTATTAAAACGTGCCCGGGAAATTATTACAAACGGCGGAGAACTGTTTGCAACACCTACCTTAAAGGTTTTCTTAACAAACAACTTTACTCCTGAAGATTTTCATTCAAACATTAAAATACAGGAGAAAAATGTACTGCAGTGGTATACGCTGCTCGACGACAACGACATTTTAATCTCGATAAAAGAATGGCAAAATCATCCTGATCCGGTTTTATCGGAAATGGCAAAAAGTATAACCAACCGAAAATTACCCCGAACAAAATTCAGCGACAAACCTATTTCGCCCACAAAAGAACAGAAGTATTTAAAACAAATCGAGAAACAGATGATTTCCAACCCCGAACTGGCCAAATACTTCCTGATGACGGGCGTTATAACCAACAACGCTTACAACAAACACAACGAGAATATTTCGGTTTTGTACAAGGATGGAACAGTAAAAGAAATCAACGATGCATCGGATATAAACCTGTCTGCACTCTCTAAAACAGTGAAGAAGTATTTTGTGTGTTATCCTAAAGAATTGGACATTTACTAGTTAAAACCTATATTTGCATCGCCAAAAAAACAGATAATGGATTTTAAAGCTACGGATATCGCCTCTTTTTTGAATGGAGAAATTGTTGGTGATGGTGATGCAAATGTATCAAATGTTTCAAAGATAGAGGACGGAAAACCAGGCACTTTGGCTTTCCTTGCCAATCCGAAATACGAGCACTTCATTTATGAAACCAAAGCCTCGGTGGTGTTGGTTAATAAAAGTTTTTCTCCAAAGGAAAATATTTCAGCGACACTGATAAAAGTTGACGATGCCTATCAGGCTTTTGCGTCGTTACTCGATTTGTATGTACAGGCAAAAGCCAGTATGAAACAAGGAATTGAGCAACCTTGCTACATTGCCGAGAGTGCAACACGCGGCGAAGACGGTTACGTTGGAGCTTTTGCCTACATTGGCAACAATGCAAAAATCGGGAATAACGTAAAAATATACCCGCAGGTACATGTTGGCGACAATGTTATAATTGGCGATGACTGTATTCTTTACCCGGGCGCAAAAATTTACGACGATTGTGTTATCGGAAACCGTTGCATCATTCACTCAGGAGCAGTTATTGGAGCCGATGGTTTTGGTTTTGCACCTCAGAAGGATGGAACTTACAAAAAGATCCACCAAATTGGTAATGCCGTTTTGGAAGACGATGTTGAAATTGGCGCCAACACCACTATCGACTGTGGCACAATGGAATCAACCATTATCAGAAAAGGTGTTAAACTCGACAACCTCATTCAAATTGCACATAACGTTGAGGTTGGCGACAACACTGTTATGGCTGCACAAACCGGCGTTTCGGGCTCGGCCAAAGTAGGTAAAAACTGTATGTTTGGCGGCCAGGTTGGTTTAGGCGGCCACATTACAATTGGCGACAATGTTACGCTTGGTGCTCAATCGGGCGTTGTTTCAAACCTTAAAAGCAATCAAACACTTCTTGGGTCACCGGCCATCGAAATCAAAACGGCCATGCGCGCCTATGTTCTTCTGAAAGACCTTCCGGAAATTCGCCGCGATGTGCTTCAATTGAAAAAATCCTACAATACAGACAAAAAAAATTAAGAAATATTTCACTTTTCAATGGTTGTAAAACAAAAAACATTAGAAAACTCATTTAAAATTGAGGGGAAAGGATTGCACACCGGTGTTAATGTAACAATGAATTTTTTGCCGGCGCCGGAGAACCATGGTTTTAAATTTAAACGTGTTGACCTGGAACACCAACCAATTATCGATGCTGATGTAGACCTGGTAATCGACACATCGCGCGGAACACTGCTTGAAAAAGACGGTGCGCGCATAGGAACAATCGAACATGCACTTGCCGCATTGGTAGGAATGGATCTCGACAATGTTCTAATTGAAGTAAATAACGAAGAAGCTCCGATTATCGACGGAAGCTCGAAATATTTTGTTGAAGCCATTGAGAAAGCTGGCGTTGTTGAACAGGAAGCTGAGCGCGATTATTTCGAGATCACCGAAAAAATTGAAATGTTCGACGAAAAGTCGGGCTCGCATATAATTGCGTTACCCGACAACGATTACAGTTTAAATGTAATGATTTCGTTTCCGTCGGCAGTGCTGAACAATCAATATGCTACACTTGAGTCGATCAAGGATTTCAAAACCGAGATTGCCGAATGCAGAACGTTTGTTTTCCTTCGCGAAATTGAGTTTTTGCTAAGCCACAACCTAATAAAAGGTGGCGACCTGAATAATGCAATTGTAATTATCGATAAAGAAATCAGCCAGGAAGAACTCGACCATTTGGCCGATCTTACAAATCATCCTCGTGTAGAAGTAAAACCTCAGGGTATTCTAAATAACCTCGATCTTCATTTCGACAACGAATGTGCCCGCCACAAATTATTGGATGTAATTGGTGATCTGGCTCTGCTGGGCAAGCGCATAAAAGGAAGGATTATTGCTTCGAAACCGGGACACGGACCGAACACGATGTTTGCCGCAACCCTGAAAAAGCAATTGCGCAAGGAAGCTGATGCAGCTCCAAAATGTAATCCGAACGACGAACCATTAATGGACGTTAACCGAATAAAAGAACTGCTTCCACACCGTTACCCGTTCTTACTGGTCGACAAAGTGGTTTGCATTCACGAAGACGAAATCGTTGGTGTTAAAAACGTTACGGTAAACGAGCCCTTCTTTCAGGGACATTTCCCCGACGAACCGGTAATGCCGGGAGTTTTACTGGTTGAAGCCATGGCTCAATGCGGCGGATTATTGGTACTCAATAAACAGGAAGGACAATTTGCGACCTACTTTATTCGAATTGATAATGTTAAATTCAGAAAAAAAGTTATTCCGGGCGACACCCTGATTTTCAAATTAAAATTAACTTCGCCGATTAGAAGAGGAATAGCCAACATGAAAGGCACAACCTATGTTGGCGATAAAATTGTTGCCGAAGGTGAATTTATGGCACAGATTGTAAAAAAGTAGATAATTAAAGACAGTTAAAAAGTATAAAATGAAACAACCATTAGCTTATGTCCATCCCGATGCAAAAGTTGCCGATAATGTGGTTATCGAGCCTTTTGTTTCAATTGATCATGATGTTGTAATCGGTGAAGGGACAAGAATTGGTTCAAGCGTAACTATTTTACCAGGAACGCGCATTGGAAAAAATTGCAAAATTTTTCCGGGTGCTGTAATTGGTGCTGCACCACAAGATTTAAAGTTCCAGGGAGAATATTCAACCGTTGAAATTGGCGATAACAACACCATTCGCGAATTTGTGACTATTAACAGAGGTACTTCGGCAAAAGGAAAAACTGTAATTGGCAACAACAACCTTTTAATGGCATACGTACACGTTGCTCACGATTGTAAAGTTGGCAACAACATTATTCTTGTGAACAATGTACAGCTTGCCGGCGAGGTTCAGGTTGACGATTGGGCCATCCTTGGTGGTATGTCTGCCGTTCACCAGTTTGTAAGAATCGGATCGCACGTTATGATTTCGGGTGGATCGTTGGTTCGTAAAGATGTTCCTCCTTTTATTAAAGCAGGTCGTGAACCACTTTCGTACGTTGGTATTAACTCAATTGGCTTACGTCGCCGTCAGTACAACAACGACAAAATTCGTGAAGTACAGGACATTTACCGTTACATCTACCAAAAAGGGTTGAACACTGCACAGGCTGTTGAGATTATTGAAGCAGAAATGCCTGCAACTCCTGAGCGGGATGAAGTTTTACTTTTTGTAAAAGACTCAAAACGTGGTATAATCCGTGGTTATTTCCCGGATTAATTACCAACAAAAAATATAAAAAAATGCCATCCGTCAGCCGACGGATGGCATTTTTTGTTTGTGCTAATTTCAAATTATTTCCCATGATTCCATCCCTGCGCCTCCAGCGGAATAGATGAGCCTCCTGTTGTTTGCAGATTAACACCTTCTCCCGCCTCTGTCATATGACCGATAACCGTAAAATCAGGATCATTTTTTATTTTCTCATAATCTTCAAGCGGCAGAGTAAACAACAACTCGTAATCTTCGCCACCGTTTAAAGCTGCCACCAGAGGATTAATATTGAACTCCTCTGCCATTTGTTTGGTTTGGTAATCCATCGGCACTTTATCTTCAAACAAACTACAACCAACACCCGAGTTTTTGCACAAATGCATAATTTCCGACGATAAACCATCTGAAATATCAATCATCGAAGTAGGCTTTATTCCCAGTCGTTTAAAGGCGGCAATAATATCTCCCCTGGCCTCCGGTTTTAACTGGCGCTCCAGAATATAATCGTAACCATCCAGCTTTGGCTGCATGTTCTCGTTCACTTTAAAAACTTCATTTTCGCGCTCAAGCAACTGAAGTCCCATGTAGGCGCCACCCAAATCGCCCGACACACATAAAATGTCGTTGGGTTTTGCACCGCTGCGCATTACAATATCGTCTTTTTCAGCTTCTCCAATGGCGGTAATACTAAGTGTTAATCCGGTTAACGAGCTGGTTGTATCGCCCCCCACCAAATCAACATTGTACTGCTCACAAGCCAGGTGAATTCCTTCGTACAAATCTTCCAAAGCTTCTACCGAAAATTTACCGGATACGGCCATACTTACCGTAACCTGTTTCGGTATGGCATTCATGGCATAAATGTCCGACAAATTTACAACCACCGCCTTGTACCCAAGGTGTTTCAGCGGCACATACATCAGGTTAAAATGAATTCCTTCGGTTAACAGATCTGAAGATACAACCACTTGTTTTTCCTTAAAATCAAGAATCGCAGCATCGTCGCCAACTCCCTTAACCGTACTCTCGTTTTTTATATTTATAGCCTTAGTTAATCGGTCGATTAAACCAAACTCTCCCAGCTCTGAAATATTCGTTTGTTTTCTTTCTTTATTCATTGTTAATAAAAGACTCTTTAGTCTGTTTTTATATACTTTTCACCTGCAAAAGTACCTATAGTTTTATATCTTTGCAATTTATGCGTGAACAGGAACAAAAAAGTGTTGTTATTTAATCGAAATTACTGTTATTTATGGTATTAAGCTCCGGAAACCATTGGGTAGAAATGCCCGAGAAAAGATTCCGGAACTAAAAATGAGATTAGTAACAAGCTTTAAAAGAGACGCAAATTTTTTAATCATTCAAGAGAGAGAAAGAGAGTCAGAAAATGGAAGAACAAGATAAAATATTGAATGACGTAACGCAAGGCGAATACAAATACGGTTTTGTTACCGATATTGAAACTGATATTATCGACAAAGGCCTTAACGAAGACGTAATTCGTTTGATATCTGCCAAAAAGGAAGAACCGGAATTCATGTTGAATTTCAGGCTGGAAGCTTACCGAAAATGGCTGAAGATGAAAATGCCGAATTGGGCTTATTTAAAAGTTCCGCCCATCGATTTTCAGGCAATAAGTTATTACGCGGCCCCTAAAAAAGGCCCAAAATATGAAAGCCTTGACGAGGTGGATCCGGAATTGATTGACACCTTTAACAAACTGGGTATTCCGCTGGAAGAGCAAAAACATTTGGCAGGAGTTGCCGTTGACGCAGTAATCGACTCGGTTTCTGTAAAAACAACCTTTAAAGAAACTTTAGCGGAAAAAGGAATTATATTCTGTTCGTTCTCGGAAGCAGTAAAAGAACACCCTGATTTGGTAAAAAAATACCTGGGACAGGCCGTACCTGTTGCCGACAACTATTTTGCAGCACTGAATTCAGCGGTGTTTAGCGATGGTTCGTTCTGTTACATCCCGAAAGGTGTTCGTTGCCCGATGGAATTATCTACTTATTTCAGGATAAACGCAGCCAACACAGGGCAGTTTGAGCGTACACTTATTGTGGCCGACGACGATAGTTACGTAAGTTACCTGGAAGGATGTACTGCACCGATGCGCGATGAAAACCAGCTGCACGCAGCAGTTGTAGAAATTATTGCACTCGATCGGGCTGAAGTAAAATATTCAACGGTTCAAAACTGGTACCCCGGCGATAAAAACGGTAAAGGTGGTATTTACAACTTTGTAACAAAACGTGGTATTTGCCGCGGCGAATCGTCAAAAATTAGCTGGACACAGGTGGAAACCGGCTCAGCAATTACCTGGAAATACCCAAGCTGTATTTTAATGGGCGACAATTCGGTAGGAGAATTTAACTCAGTGGCTGTTACCAACAATCATCAACAGGCCGATACCGGATCGAAAATGATCCACATTGGTAGAAACACCAAATCAACAATTATATCAAAAGGTATTTCGGCCGGGAAAAGTGATAACTCGTACCGTGGTTTGGTAAAAGTAATGCCAAAGGCTACAAACTCGCGAAACTTCTCGCAGTGTGATTCCCTGCTGTTGAACGACACGTGCGGTGCGCATACTTTCCCGTACATCGAAGTTGGAAACAAATCGTCGGTTGTTGAGCACGAGGCAACAACATCGAAAATTGGTGAAGACCAGATTTTCTATTGCAACCAACGCGGAATCGATACCGAAACCGCAATTGGAATGATTGTTAACGGTTACGCCAAAGAAGTACTGAATAAACTTCCGATGGAATTTGCCGTAGAAGCCCAGAAGTTGCTTCAAATCAGTCTTGAAGGTAGTGTAGGATAAACAAATTTTAAATAACTCAGGGCAAGAGTTCAAGCTCTTTCCCGCAACAGTATAGGATTAAAGATGTTAAAAATTAAAGATTTATATGCTTCCGTTGAAGGAATGGAAATCCTGAAAGGAATCAATCTTGAAGTTAAACCCGGCGAAGTTCACGCTATTATGGGACCTAACGGTTCAGGGAAAAGTACCCTTGCAAACGTGCTTGCCGGAAAAGAAGAATATGAAGTTACACGCGGAGAAGTTATTTACGAAGGAGAAGATCTTCTTGACAAATCTCCTGAAGAACGTGCTAAAGATGGTATCTTTTTAAGTTTCCAGTATCCCGTTGAAATTCCGGGCGTACCAATGGTGAACTTCCTGAAAACTTCAGTAAACGAACACCGGAAGCACAAAGGATTAAAAGAACTTACTGCAGGCGAATTCC
This genomic interval carries:
- the lpxA gene encoding acyl-ACP--UDP-N-acetylglucosamine O-acyltransferase, translating into MKQPLAYVHPDAKVADNVVIEPFVSIDHDVVIGEGTRIGSSVTILPGTRIGKNCKIFPGAVIGAAPQDLKFQGEYSTVEIGDNNTIREFVTINRGTSAKGKTVIGNNNLLMAYVHVAHDCKVGNNIILVNNVQLAGEVQVDDWAILGGMSAVHQFVRIGSHVMISGGSLVRKDVPPFIKAGREPLSYVGINSIGLRRRQYNNDKIREVQDIYRYIYQKGLNTAQAVEIIEAEMPATPERDEVLLFVKDSKRGIIRGYFPD
- a CDS encoding bifunctional UDP-3-O-[3-hydroxymyristoyl] N-acetylglucosamine deacetylase/3-hydroxyacyl-ACP dehydratase, producing MVVKQKTLENSFKIEGKGLHTGVNVTMNFLPAPENHGFKFKRVDLEHQPIIDADVDLVIDTSRGTLLEKDGARIGTIEHALAALVGMDLDNVLIEVNNEEAPIIDGSSKYFVEAIEKAGVVEQEAERDYFEITEKIEMFDEKSGSHIIALPDNDYSLNVMISFPSAVLNNQYATLESIKDFKTEIAECRTFVFLREIEFLLSHNLIKGGDLNNAIVIIDKEISQEELDHLADLTNHPRVEVKPQGILNNLDLHFDNECARHKLLDVIGDLALLGKRIKGRIIASKPGHGPNTMFAATLKKQLRKEADAAPKCNPNDEPLMDVNRIKELLPHRYPFLLVDKVVCIHEDEIVGVKNVTVNEPFFQGHFPDEPVMPGVLLVEAMAQCGGLLVLNKQEGQFATYFIRIDNVKFRKKVIPGDTLIFKLKLTSPIRRGIANMKGTTYVGDKIVAEGEFMAQIVKK
- the thiL gene encoding thiamine-phosphate kinase, producing MNKERKQTNISELGEFGLIDRLTKAINIKNESTVKGVGDDAAILDFKEKQVVVSSDLLTEGIHFNLMYVPLKHLGYKAVVVNLSDIYAMNAIPKQVTVSMAVSGKFSVEALEDLYEGIHLACEQYNVDLVGGDTTSSLTGLTLSITAIGEAEKDDIVMRSGAKPNDILCVSGDLGGAYMGLQLLERENEVFKVNENMQPKLDGYDYILERQLKPEARGDIIAAFKRLGIKPTSMIDISDGLSSEIMHLCKNSGVGCSLFEDKVPMDYQTKQMAEEFNINPLVAALNGGEDYELLFTLPLEDYEKIKNDPDFTVIGHMTEAGEGVNLQTTGGSSIPLEAQGWNHGK
- the sufB gene encoding Fe-S cluster assembly protein SufB, with the translated sequence MEEQDKILNDVTQGEYKYGFVTDIETDIIDKGLNEDVIRLISAKKEEPEFMLNFRLEAYRKWLKMKMPNWAYLKVPPIDFQAISYYAAPKKGPKYESLDEVDPELIDTFNKLGIPLEEQKHLAGVAVDAVIDSVSVKTTFKETLAEKGIIFCSFSEAVKEHPDLVKKYLGQAVPVADNYFAALNSAVFSDGSFCYIPKGVRCPMELSTYFRINAANTGQFERTLIVADDDSYVSYLEGCTAPMRDENQLHAAVVEIIALDRAEVKYSTVQNWYPGDKNGKGGIYNFVTKRGICRGESSKISWTQVETGSAITWKYPSCILMGDNSVGEFNSVAVTNNHQQADTGSKMIHIGRNTKSTIISKGISAGKSDNSYRGLVKVMPKATNSRNFSQCDSLLLNDTCGAHTFPYIEVGNKSSVVEHEATTSKIGEDQIFYCNQRGIDTETAIGMIVNGYAKEVLNKLPMEFAVEAQKLLQISLEGSVG
- a CDS encoding HD domain-containing protein, with the translated sequence MHQVQLNKKKIINDPVFGFINLQSDIIFDLLEHPIFQRLRHIKQLGLSYLVFPGANHTRFEHAIGTVHLMRQAISVLKIKGHEITDEEAEAVTIAILLHDIGHAPFSHVLENTLVNISHEEISLMLMEELNQQFKGKLDLAIKVFTNSYKKQFLHQLVASQLDMDRLDYLSRDSFFTGVVEGTIGIDRIIKMLNIHNDQLVVDVKGIYSIEKFLISRRLMYWQVYLHKTVVAAEFLLINVLKRAREIITNGGELFATPTLKVFLTNNFTPEDFHSNIKIQEKNVLQWYTLLDDNDILISIKEWQNHPDPVLSEMAKSITNRKLPRTKFSDKPISPTKEQKYLKQIEKQMISNPELAKYFLMTGVITNNAYNKHNENISVLYKDGTVKEINDASDINLSALSKTVKKYFVCYPKELDIY
- the lpxD gene encoding UDP-3-O-(3-hydroxymyristoyl)glucosamine N-acyltransferase — its product is MDFKATDIASFLNGEIVGDGDANVSNVSKIEDGKPGTLAFLANPKYEHFIYETKASVVLVNKSFSPKENISATLIKVDDAYQAFASLLDLYVQAKASMKQGIEQPCYIAESATRGEDGYVGAFAYIGNNAKIGNNVKIYPQVHVGDNVIIGDDCILYPGAKIYDDCVIGNRCIIHSGAVIGADGFGFAPQKDGTYKKIHQIGNAVLEDDVEIGANTTIDCGTMESTIIRKGVKLDNLIQIAHNVEVGDNTVMAAQTGVSGSAKVGKNCMFGGQVGLGGHITIGDNVTLGAQSGVVSNLKSNQTLLGSPAIEIKTAMRAYVLLKDLPEIRRDVLQLKKSYNTDKKN